In Candidatus Hydrogenedentota bacterium, the following are encoded in one genomic region:
- a CDS encoding PLDc N-terminal domain-containing protein has product MRPLRRREAPISTLYALMVEHLLTVVVFFLALTLVARVSRGHQRPGGAIAWLLAMVFIPYAGVPLYLLVSGRKLGRRMERKCALYEVGAACGYGEGMPRDTERVLQAAGMPPRRAGNAVTLHFNGESAYAELVALLESAERAIHIMVFILGRDETGRGIVEVLTRKAAQGVQVRLLLDSLGSLTTKRRFVRPLRDAGGEIGHFLPVLPVRRRWSANLRNHRKIAIVDGRAAMVGGMNLDGRFMGPRPDARRFLDSAVFLRGPAVGDIEDVFASDWEFATGQAVPRAAAAAAPVALGDSAVQVVA; this is encoded by the coding sequence GTGCGGCCGCTGCGCCGCCGGGAGGCGCCTATCAGCACGCTCTATGCCTTGATGGTTGAGCATCTGCTCACGGTCGTCGTCTTCTTTCTGGCGCTGACGCTCGTGGCGCGCGTATCGCGCGGGCACCAGCGGCCGGGCGGCGCGATTGCGTGGCTGCTCGCCATGGTGTTCATTCCGTATGCCGGCGTGCCGCTCTACCTGCTCGTCAGCGGGCGCAAGCTGGGTCGGCGCATGGAGCGGAAATGCGCGCTCTACGAAGTCGGGGCGGCCTGTGGCTACGGCGAGGGCATGCCGCGCGATACGGAGCGGGTGCTCCAGGCGGCGGGCATGCCGCCGCGCCGCGCGGGTAACGCGGTGACGCTGCATTTCAACGGGGAAAGCGCGTATGCCGAGTTGGTCGCGCTGCTCGAAAGCGCGGAGCGCGCGATCCATATCATGGTCTTTATTCTCGGGCGCGATGAGACCGGCCGCGGCATTGTCGAAGTCCTGACGCGCAAGGCGGCTCAGGGGGTTCAGGTGCGGCTGCTGCTCGATTCGCTCGGCAGCCTCACGACGAAGCGCAGGTTCGTGCGGCCCTTGCGCGACGCGGGCGGCGAAATCGGTCATTTCCTGCCCGTGCTGCCGGTCCGGCGGCGCTGGTCCGCGAACCTTCGCAATCACCGCAAAATCGCCATCGTGGACGGGCGGGCGGCCATGGTCGGCGGCATGAATCTCGACGGGCGGTTCATGGGTCCGCGCCCCGATGCCCGGCGTTTTCTTGACAGCGCCGTGTTCCTGCGCGGCCCGGCGGTTGGGGACATAGAGGACGTGTTCGCGAGCGACTGGGAATTCGCGACGGGCCAGGCCGTGCCGCGCGCCGCGGCCGCCGCGGCGCCGGTTGCGTTGGGCGATTCGGCCGTGCAGGTTGTGGCCAG